CGGTCCGGGCTCCAACTGATCCGGCGACGATCAGGACCGTCGCGAACACCAGGATCATGCGATACATGACACCCCCCCTCTCGCACGGTCTGCCCGGCCTTCGCCGCTGTGCGCCTCAGTCCCGACCGTTCAGGAAGACCAGGAGCTGTGAGACTCCTCTTCGTGCACGCCTATCTGTAGAGCGCCTTGATCCGCGTCCAGTTGGTTCCATCGACGGGGGTCTCGCTGTAGAACATCGCCTTCACGCAACCCCATGTGGTGCTCTCACGCCCGGAGGCGAGGAACTCGATCTCCGACCACTCGATGATGTCGTAGAGCGTCTCGCCTCCCGCACCCTGGTCATCGGGATCGACGCGCAGCGTGAACTCCTGAGCCGAGCTTGCCAGGTAGACGATATCGCTCTGGCAGTGGAACCACACAACGGACTCCGCAAAGGAGATCCAGCGGTCGTCCGACGGGTCGCCGGGGTCGGTACCCGGGTCGTGCGACCAGGAGAGCACGTTCAGTGAGACGGTCACGTGTTCCACGATGGACGACGGGTGGAACATGTTGCCGTGGACGGCCGACTCCTCGGAGAACCCCCAGTACTCAGGCAGCCCCGGGTCGCTCTGCCAGTCCGATGAAGCGAGATGGAACACGAAGCCCGGCGCGAGGCAGTCGAGATAGGCCGCGGCGTCCATCGCCTCGTAGGCCTGCTCCAGCTTGGCGAGCACGTTCTCGGGGGACGTTCGCTCGGGATACTGAGCGACCGTCGTCAAGGGAAGCGCGAGGAGAAGAAGCAGAGTCAGAGTGCAGTAGCAACGTCTCATTCGTTCCTCCTGTCCTCTGCGCGCCAGCATGGCGCACGGCGGCGAACACGTCAAGTCCTAGTTCGCGTTAGCGCGCCGACGACGGAAAACCGCTTCACGGCGCTTGACTACCGGAAGATGGCCTTGAGTGCACCCCAGCTCGTCGACTCGACACTGCTGAAGCTGCACCCCACCCCCAGCGCCCCGATGAGCCCGCAGCCGGACTGCGCGGGAGCGCAGGGCGAGTACTCGTTGATCTCGTAGCTGTCCGCCGAGCAGAACTGGGGATCGGCGCAGATGTTGCCGTTCTCGCCGAGCTGGTCGGCGATGCAGTCGGTCCAGTCGCTTCCGGTGTTCCCGAAGATGTCACAACAGACAAGAACCGGAGCGCCCGCCTCGTCGGCGCAGTCAAAGGCGCTCGAGTTCCCTGCTATGAGGACGCGCTCGAGCGTCGGGGCCCCATCGATCGCAACATAGACGCCGCCGCCGCGCTGAGCTGTGTTGTCGGCGATAGTGACCCCCCGGATGAGCGGTGAGCAGCTGTAGATGCAGAGTCCCCCAGCGCCTGAGCCCGCCATGTTCCTGGCCACGACGCAGTCCTCGAAGTGGCCATCGTAGTCGCTCAGGTGCACCCCCCCGGTCCAGTACACCGCCTCGTTACTCAGGAACAGGCATCCCGACACTCCTGCCGACGTGTCGGTGCAACGCAGGCCGCCCCCCTGCCCGGCCATGTTGTCCGTGAAGATGCATTCCTCGATCGTGGCCTGAGGCGAGGAGAGGTCATCCCAGCCCTCGATGTCGATTCCGCCGCCGAACCCATGCTCGTCACCGAGGGCCGTGTTCTTCTCGAACCTGCAGTTCGTGACCGTGACGCCAGAGGCGTCGATGGAGAGCCCGCCACCGAACCCGAACGAGCCGCGCGCTTCGTTCAACTCAAAGACGCAGTCGCTGATGAGGGCGTAGCTGCTCGCATTCGACCAGACGCCACCGCCTGACGCGTGTCCGGGCCCGTCGACGACGTTCTCGCAGAAGAGACAGGCCGTGATCTGCGGGTCGGACCACTGGTCAGTGATCGCCCCGCCGTACTGCGTGGCCTCGTTTCCAACGAACTCGCACTCGGTGATCTCGGCCGAATAGCCGCAGTAGAGGCAGATGGCTCCCCCGCCCCCTGCCGAGTTGCCGGTGAACTCGCAGTCTTCCAGGCGGAGATGGCTCTCGAACGTGTAGATCGCGCCGCCGCCGGCCGAGATGTTGTCCTTGAACGAGAGATTCTCTCCCACGAGCGCGGAGCCGGTGCCGACGGCGACCGCGCCGCCGCGTTCCGTGGCGAGGTTCCCGCGGAAGGCGCAGTTGCGGAACGTGGGGCGCGCGTTGCTCTGTATCCGCACCGCGCCGCCGTACTCCGCATATCCGTTGATGACTGCGAACCCCTCAACGAGCGTGCCCATCGGTTCGGCCGAGCGAAAGTGGAACGCCCGCGTTGTGTCGGCGCAGTCGATGGTCGTGACACCGCAGCCAGCGGTCGAGACGAGGGTGAGCTTCCTGCCGCCGAAATCGAGCGACGTGTTCCCGAGGCCCGAGTAGACCCCGGGCACGACCAGCACCGTGTCGCCCGAGGCGGAGAGCTCGATACCCTCCTGAATGGTCAGGGCGTCGCCGGAGCCGGAGGGGTCGACGGTGAAGGTGGCCGCCGGGGATGTACCCCAGAGAACGGCCAGAGCAAAGGCCAGTGTGATCGCAGCGTGTCGCATCGCGACAGACCTCCCCGGGGGATATGCGGAAGCCCGGTCGCGGGGGCATGTTCATACTATACCCTGAGCGACTGACGGTCAATCATAACCTGGGAGGCACGGCGGAGCGGACGGCGCCGCCGGGCAGCGGACCGGCTAGCTGAGGTACCCGAGCGACCTGAGGCGTGCCTCGAGTCCGGGGTCGGTGCGGAGGTCCGCGCCGGCCCCGTAGTTGGAGCACCCGGGCAGGAGCCGGCCGAGCGTCGTCGTGAGCTCTTCCCTTCTCCGGGCGAGTTCCTCCGGCGGCATCGGTTCGTCCGAGAGGTCCTGAAGCTCGCTCGTGCCGTCGCTTCCGAGGGTGAGCCTCAAGCCCCCCACCCGGACGGTCAGGTAGGCCGTCGTCAGAAACGGCGCCTCGAGCTCGGGCGCGACGGCCCGCAGCTTGTTCCGGAGCATCGGGCTGGGCCCTGAGTACTCGGCGATGACGGGGCGGTCGGCGGGCGCGGGGGCTCCGAGCAGCGTGCGGCTGTGCTCGGCCGCAGGATCCGGCTCGAGCCCCGCGAGCTCGAGAACGGTCGCGTAGAGGTCGGTCAGCATGACGGGGTCCTCCCGGAGGCCGGGCTCGAGCCTCTCCGGCGCCCGGATGACCAGCGGGACGGCCAGGAGCTCCTCGTAGACGCCGAACTGGTGCTCAAAGAACCCGTGCTCGCCGATGAGCTCGCCGTGGTCGGACGTCACGATGATGACCGTGTCCTCGTAGAGGCCGTGTGCCTTCAGGACCTCGACGAGCGCTCCAAGGAGGCAGTCGGACGTGTTGACGTCTCCGGCGTACATCTCACGGATGTGCGTCCAGTCGACGGAGCCGACGTCGCGGAGCCCGCAGTTGACCGAGTCAGCCAGCGTCGTGCTGACGAACTCCCGTGGCGGGGTGCCTTCGAGGTACGTCCTCCGGTACCTCGGGTTCGGCGCGTACGGCAGATGCGCCTCGAGGAAGTTCACGAACATGAGGAACGGCTCGTCGCCCCTCTGCGTGTCGAGCCACCTGGCGATGTTGCGGACGGTCTCGGCGCCCCCCTGGTCGGGCGATTCGAGCGCCCGGCTCACGACCACCGGGTCGGCGTACTCCTCCTCGAACCCGCGCAGCACACCGGTCAGCCGGTCCGTGAGCCAGGGGTTACTGAAGAAGGCCATCGTCCGATACCCCGCTTCACTGAGCCGTTCGGCCATCGTGCGGCCCTCGTAGGCGAAGTGCCAGTGCTGTCCGCTGCAGCGATGGCTCGAGAGCAGACGCCCGGTGAAGAGCGATGCGTGGGACGGAACGGTCCACGGCGCGTTCGACCACGCGTTCTCGAACCTCGTTCCCTCCGAGGCCAGCCGTTGGAGCGCCGGCGCGACGGAGGCTTCTGGATGTCCGGGTACCTGGTTCCCGGCGACGTCGTCCCGGACGGTGTCGAGCACGACGAGCACGATGTTCGGCGGCGGCTCGGACGGTCCCGAGCAGGACGACAGCGCGAGAGCGATCGGAATGGTCGCGAGAAGGACGAGCGAGCGGCTCAGGTTTCGCTGGTTCACTGCGGGGCCCC
The genomic region above belongs to Candidatus Effluviviaceae Genus V sp. and contains:
- a CDS encoding sulfatase-like hydrolase/transferase, translating into MRAPGGPAVNQRNLSRSLVLLATIPIALALSSCSGPSEPPPNIVLVVLDTVRDDVAGNQVPGHPEASVAPALQRLASEGTRFENAWSNAPWTVPSHASLFTGRLLSSHRCSGQHWHFAYEGRTMAERLSEAGYRTMAFFSNPWLTDRLTGVLRGFEEEYADPVVVSRALESPDQGGAETVRNIARWLDTQRGDEPFLMFVNFLEAHLPYAPNPRYRRTYLEGTPPREFVSTTLADSVNCGLRDVGSVDWTHIREMYAGDVNTSDCLLGALVEVLKAHGLYEDTVIIVTSDHGELIGEHGFFEHQFGVYEELLAVPLVIRAPERLEPGLREDPVMLTDLYATVLELAGLEPDPAAEHSRTLLGAPAPADRPVIAEYSGPSPMLRNKLRAVAPELEAPFLTTAYLTVRVGGLRLTLGSDGTSELQDLSDEPMPPEELARRREELTTTLGRLLPGCSNYGAGADLRTDPGLEARLRSLGYLS